One window of Brassica rapa cultivar Chiifu-401-42 unplaced genomic scaffold, CAAS_Brap_v3.01 Scaffold0690, whole genome shotgun sequence genomic DNA carries:
- the LOC117130822 gene encoding uncharacterized protein LOC117130822 encodes MCVLTDSHKQPRTSCVCWRTPTDVLCVLNRQPTWAKITQTVVGTETVPEPMLSQISNNCHNYLTRATCDQGSFKEVHLNNQKEFWHETNFHRSPDQSIITEAWNYKKIFVDEKVMNFTNWTFPSPSVCEYRHLEEKFSQTKKRPGPNSIMDLKRDLLWIRQAKNQEKRLSEVEDITIFPNPVIRSRLWKDCIISWSNHFQIEIRQPRHNLHDPRIPEDIPEEFRWTSMQRNRRIFVANNFPFSAMFTLGGVNVFSLQLFEDQRPYSFICGLRSISGRLPDHGHIQKLSRYKAQSSFLLERLKSSLTARYLQGA; translated from the exons atgtgtgtgctgacggacagccacaaacagccacggacgtcatgtgtgtgctggcggacacccacggacgtcctgtgtgtactgaacagacagcccacgtgggccaaaatcacccaaactgttgTAGGCACAGAAACCGTACCTGAACCAATGCTCAGCCAGATAAGCAACAACTGCCACAACTACCTCACTAGAGCTACCTGCGACCAAGGTTCATTCAAAGAGGTGCATCTCAACAACCAGAAGGAATTTTGGCATGAAACCAATTTTCACAGAAGCCCAGATCAATCAATCATCACTGAAGCTTGGAATTACAAGAAAATCTTCGTGGATGaaaaagttatgaattttacaaattGGACGTTTCCCAGCCCATCCGTTTGCGAGTATCGGCACTTAGAAGAGAAATTCAGCCAAACCAAGAAGCG gccCGGGCCAAATTCAATTATGGATCTCAAGAGGGATCTTTTGTGGATCCGACAAGCCAAGAATCAGGAGAAAAGGCTCAGTGAAGTTGAAGATATAACCATTTTCCCAAACCCGGTTATAAGGAGCCGATTATGGAAAGATTGCATAATCAGTTGGTCCAACCATTTCCAAATCGAGATCAGGCAACCAAGACATAACCTACACGATCCAAGAATTCCAGAAGACATTCCAGAAGAGTTTAGATGGACCAGCATGCAGAGGAACAGGCGAATCTTCGTGGCCAACAACTTTCCTTTTTCGGCCATGTTCACACTAGGAGGAGTAAATGTGTTTTCACTACAACTCTTTGAAGACCAACGGCCATATTCTTTCATATGTGGACTAAGGAGTATTTCAGGAAGGCTTCCAGATCATGGGCATATCCAGAAGCTGTCTAGATACAAGGCTCAATCAAGTTTCCTTTTGGAGAGGCTCAAATCAAGCCTAACGGCTAGATATCTTCAAGGAGCCTAG